One window from the genome of Agarivorans sp. Alg241-V36 encodes:
- a CDS encoding protein-disulfide reductase DsbD, whose product MAKRFFTIIFLLCLSLPSIANNLLDQLPGLKASPSSNANEFLPVDSAFAFNFVEQDGALHLSWQVAEEYYLYQAQFKVEADGQAIDLSKLLPQGKLYNDAYFGEVFIYPQDVSFSVPLGQLNQANNIQVTYQGCAEAGLCYPPETKQAFLSQSSAANGVTEEPSATTAPMVSNDGSVPISQQWVLADRLTNNNIWLNVLLFFVLGIGLAFTPCVFPMYPILTGIIAGAGKQLSTKRGFSLSMAYVQGMAATFTALGLVVASAGLQFQAALQHPIILGGLAVLFVVLALSMFGLFNLQLPNGLQQKLNNLSNQQQAGSLSGSAIMGMISGLVASPCTAAPLSGVLIYVAQSGDLALGAITLYSLSLGMGLPLLLLGASSGRLLPKAGAWMNHVKTFFGVMLLAVAILMLERFLSSEAIRILWAALVIGASGYYYHQNRLALLSGWQTFRQLLLLAVMALSLLWAAQPWFAPAPTQQQGEFIQVSNLEEMQQQLQLAAEQGKPALVDFYADWCTACKDFENKTFHAPQVAAKLDKMVLIQADVTQTNATAIQLLNHYEVLGLPTILLFNQSGEELKQARVTGFMNAEAFSAHLILNGL is encoded by the coding sequence ATGGCTAAACGATTCTTTACAATAATATTTTTGCTCTGCCTGAGCTTACCGAGTATTGCCAACAACTTACTCGATCAACTGCCCGGCCTTAAGGCCTCTCCTAGTTCTAACGCTAATGAATTTTTACCTGTAGATAGCGCTTTTGCTTTTAACTTTGTTGAGCAAGACGGCGCCTTACACCTTAGTTGGCAAGTCGCCGAAGAATACTACCTTTACCAAGCCCAATTTAAAGTAGAGGCAGATGGCCAAGCGATTGATTTAAGTAAGCTGCTGCCACAAGGCAAGCTCTATAACGATGCTTACTTTGGTGAAGTGTTTATTTATCCGCAAGATGTCTCTTTCTCTGTGCCGCTTGGTCAGTTAAATCAAGCCAACAATATTCAGGTTACGTATCAAGGCTGCGCAGAAGCCGGTTTATGTTATCCGCCAGAAACCAAACAGGCTTTTCTGTCGCAATCTTCAGCCGCTAATGGCGTAACAGAAGAACCCAGCGCAACAACGGCTCCGATGGTGAGCAATGATGGTTCGGTACCCATTAGCCAACAATGGGTGCTGGCCGATCGCCTCACCAATAACAACATTTGGCTCAATGTATTGTTGTTTTTTGTATTAGGCATAGGGCTAGCCTTTACGCCTTGTGTATTCCCTATGTATCCCATTCTTACCGGGATTATTGCCGGTGCCGGTAAACAGCTAAGCACTAAGCGCGGCTTTAGTTTATCTATGGCCTATGTGCAGGGCATGGCAGCCACCTTTACCGCCTTAGGTTTGGTAGTAGCCAGTGCAGGCTTACAATTTCAAGCAGCCCTGCAACACCCGATAATTCTAGGCGGCTTAGCCGTGTTATTTGTGGTGCTAGCGCTGTCTATGTTTGGCTTATTTAACCTGCAACTGCCCAACGGCTTGCAGCAAAAGTTGAATAACTTAAGTAACCAGCAGCAAGCAGGTTCGTTATCTGGCTCTGCCATTATGGGCATGATATCTGGCCTAGTGGCCTCACCTTGCACCGCCGCCCCACTCTCTGGAGTGCTTATTTACGTGGCGCAAAGTGGCGATCTCGCCTTAGGTGCGATTACCTTATACAGCTTGAGCTTAGGAATGGGCTTGCCGCTATTACTGCTAGGTGCGAGCAGTGGGCGCTTACTGCCAAAAGCCGGCGCGTGGATGAATCACGTTAAAACCTTCTTTGGGGTAATGCTGCTTGCAGTTGCGATTTTAATGCTGGAACGCTTTTTATCTAGCGAAGCTATTCGCATCCTCTGGGCTGCCTTAGTGATTGGCGCTAGTGGTTATTACTACCACCAAAACCGCTTAGCGCTATTAAGTGGTTGGCAAACCTTTAGGCAACTATTGCTGTTGGCAGTAATGGCTTTGAGCTTGTTATGGGCTGCTCAACCTTGGTTTGCGCCTGCGCCAACCCAACAGCAGGGTGAGTTTATTCAAGTAAGCAACTTGGAAGAAATGCAGCAGCAACTGCAGCTAGCGGCCGAACAAGGCAAACCGGCTTTAGTGGATTTTTATGCCGATTGGTGCACTGCCTGTAAGGATTTTGAGAATAAAACTTTTCACGCTCCGCAAGTTGCTGCCAAGCTAGACAAAATGGTGTTAATCCAAGCGGATGTTACTCAAACCAATGCCACCGCTATTCAGCTTCTCAATCATTATGAAGTGCTAGGATTGCCAACAATATTGCTGTTTAATCAAAGCGGTGAAGAGTTAAAACAAGCCCGAGTCACCGGCTTTATGAACGCCGAAGCCTTTAGTGCTCATCTTATCTTGAACGGTTTGTAA
- a CDS encoding LysR family transcriptional regulator encodes MQLGKINLNLLSALYYLLQEQSVTRAAEKMHLSQSAMSKHLAKLREVFGDPLLVRVQGQLQATPKGIELKAQVAPLLDSVENLLHQQAFEPSLCQRTFTIATSDYVSEHLLPKVLGGIYQQAPQLNIELCNWDHTTNRLLHSGEVDLGMTLPPRDSTELHATTLGTDHLVCLMHQQHPYLSIAQPSMSDYCRYPHAIITTGADKNSHIDRHLSQQGLQRQIQFRASSYPATVQILSETRFILTLPAKIAKQLLKQRPLAMVALPFEVSPFDYSLIWHHRNHHDPAHTWFRQQIHQAMT; translated from the coding sequence ATGCAACTTGGAAAAATTAACTTAAATTTACTCAGTGCTTTGTATTATTTACTGCAAGAACAAAGCGTTACTCGCGCTGCAGAAAAAATGCACTTAAGCCAATCGGCCATGAGTAAACACTTAGCTAAATTACGCGAGGTATTTGGCGACCCTTTACTGGTAAGAGTACAAGGGCAGTTGCAGGCAACCCCCAAAGGTATTGAGTTAAAAGCCCAAGTAGCCCCCTTATTAGACTCGGTAGAAAACCTGCTCCACCAACAAGCCTTTGAACCTAGCCTATGCCAGCGTACCTTCACTATCGCCACTTCAGACTACGTAAGTGAACACTTACTGCCAAAAGTGCTCGGAGGTATTTATCAGCAGGCACCTCAGCTAAACATTGAGCTGTGTAATTGGGACCACACCACCAATCGGCTATTGCATAGTGGCGAAGTAGACTTAGGCATGACGCTGCCGCCCAGAGATAGCACCGAGTTACACGCCACTACCTTAGGCACCGATCACCTAGTGTGTTTAATGCACCAACAACACCCCTATTTGTCGATAGCGCAACCCAGCATGAGCGATTATTGCCGTTATCCGCACGCTATTATTACCACAGGTGCAGACAAAAACAGCCATATTGATCGCCACCTTAGCCAGCAAGGTTTACAGCGCCAAATTCAATTTCGCGCCTCTTCTTACCCCGCTACGGTGCAAATCCTCAGTGAGACACGGTTTATTCTCACCTTGCCTGCAAAAATTGCTAAGCAGCTACTAAAGCAGCGCCCTTTAGCCATGGTTGCTTTGCCCTTCGAGGTTAGCCCTTTTGACTACTCGCTGATTTGGCATCATCGCAACCACCACGATCCAGCTCATACTTGGTTTAGACAGCAAATCCACCAAGCTATGACCTAG
- a CDS encoding methyl-accepting chemotaxis protein — protein MLVHKKLSITQLILATFSMLCIVLLVLGLVAWKQMQQAENTMSEVITQAFPLMGHTNQLDRSLTAVERVLNNTIQERDEQKVNQLIEQYHQRVVDYKAAEQVLVNWLSENGVESENFSLVQQQNELLFEDAEYLIELHQDVISSGTSLSERTASFQGISLRINLLLGQLFDEEDPSMLKILLEAVSADLSAMQLATINVLNSTDPREVSKVITNNRETKTFVEEDFGDLIVEKELKDQQGEHELVTQIPWLLNEVTEFGGLLGQYQQYLIKQNKLMKLKASITDQLEDVNGNLSALTAESQSATEQQIEEASGSISTLINSGAVVIPLTILFCIAMGLIIQQLIRTPLKQLINTLKHLAEGDLSQRCQYQSGNEFGMLSNQLNQVIDQQRDTVTGLRDKSEALGQASTVNRQHGSDIMKQLDEQRSQCITVSAAMTEMEQAIQDVARRADSAAQGMREISDSTQDGVRLTEEALENNQALAANIASSTDRVKHVSESSNAIFGILEVIEGITQQTNLLALNAAIEAARAGEQGRGFAVVADEVRQLAQRTASSTTEIQTMIGGLQQDTELAVKEIELCNKSMELNAGNVNAINQKIGDIASHIEHLSLLNEEISVATNQQQTTSVDVSCSMETISSAAQQNLTVVTELNRLSDDLESVAKEQVNLVQGFKFA, from the coding sequence ATGCTAGTACATAAAAAATTGTCCATTACCCAGTTGATTCTGGCGACATTTTCAATGCTATGTATCGTATTGCTGGTGCTCGGTTTAGTTGCATGGAAACAAATGCAACAGGCAGAAAACACAATGAGTGAAGTGATCACTCAAGCTTTCCCTTTAATGGGACATACGAACCAGCTTGATCGTAGTTTAACCGCTGTAGAGCGGGTGCTAAATAACACCATCCAAGAACGCGACGAGCAGAAAGTTAATCAACTTATTGAGCAATACCATCAACGCGTGGTCGATTACAAAGCGGCAGAGCAAGTATTGGTAAATTGGCTGTCGGAAAATGGCGTAGAAAGCGAAAACTTTAGCCTTGTTCAACAGCAAAATGAACTGTTGTTTGAAGATGCAGAATACCTTATTGAGCTGCATCAAGATGTCATTTCCAGCGGAACCTCATTATCTGAGCGAACCGCTAGCTTCCAAGGCATATCACTGCGTATTAACTTGTTGTTAGGCCAGCTATTTGATGAAGAAGATCCTAGTATGCTCAAGATTTTGCTTGAAGCAGTAAGTGCCGATTTATCAGCAATGCAGTTAGCCACTATTAATGTGCTTAATTCAACCGATCCTCGCGAAGTCTCTAAAGTGATTACCAACAATCGCGAAACCAAGACTTTTGTAGAAGAAGACTTTGGTGACTTGATTGTTGAGAAAGAGCTGAAAGATCAACAAGGCGAGCATGAATTGGTAACCCAAATTCCATGGTTACTAAACGAAGTGACCGAGTTTGGTGGCTTACTAGGTCAGTACCAGCAGTATCTGATTAAACAAAATAAATTGATGAAGCTTAAGGCTTCTATTACCGACCAACTAGAAGACGTAAACGGTAACTTGAGCGCGCTTACTGCCGAGAGCCAAAGTGCTACCGAACAGCAAATTGAAGAAGCCTCTGGCAGCATCTCTACTTTAATAAACAGTGGCGCAGTGGTTATTCCTCTAACCATTTTGTTCTGTATCGCCATGGGTCTAATTATTCAGCAGTTGATTAGAACGCCGCTGAAGCAACTGATTAACACTCTTAAGCACTTAGCAGAGGGTGATTTGAGCCAGCGCTGTCAGTACCAAAGTGGCAACGAGTTTGGCATGTTGAGCAATCAGCTAAATCAGGTTATCGATCAGCAGCGAGATACCGTAACGGGCTTGCGTGATAAGAGTGAAGCCTTAGGCCAAGCCTCTACCGTAAACCGTCAGCACGGTAGCGACATTATGAAGCAGCTAGACGAGCAACGTAGCCAATGTATTACCGTGTCGGCCGCTATGACCGAAATGGAGCAAGCGATTCAAGATGTAGCGCGCCGGGCAGACTCAGCAGCGCAAGGTATGCGCGAAATTAGCGATAGCACGCAAGACGGCGTTCGCCTTACCGAAGAAGCCCTAGAAAACAACCAAGCACTAGCGGCTAACATTGCCAGCTCTACCGATAGAGTGAAGCATGTGAGTGAAAGCAGTAACGCTATTTTTGGCATTCTAGAGGTGATTGAAGGCATTACTCAGCAAACAAACTTGTTAGCACTTAACGCTGCGATTGAGGCAGCCCGTGCTGGTGAGCAAGGCCGAGGCTTTGCGGTAGTGGCCGATGAAGTTCGCCAGTTAGCCCAGCGCACCGCTTCTTCTACTACCGAAATTCAAACCATGATTGGCGGCTTACAGCAAGATACCGAGCTAGCGGTGAAGGAAATTGAGCTGTGTAATAAGAGCATGGAGCTAAATGCCGGTAACGTGAATGCGATTAACCAAAAAATTGGAGACATTGCCAGCCACATTGAGCATCTATCACTACTTAACGAAGAGATTAGTGTGGCAACCAACCAGCAGCAAACCACCAGTGTGGATGTGTCTTGCAGCATGGAAACCATATCAAGTGCTGCACAACAAAACCTTACTGTGGTAACAGAGCTAAACCGTTTGAGCGATGACTTAGAGTCGGTTGCTAAAGAGCAGGTGAATTTGGTGCAAGGCTTTAAGTTTGCCTAG